One window from the genome of Amaranthus tricolor cultivar Red isolate AtriRed21 chromosome 9, ASM2621246v1, whole genome shotgun sequence encodes:
- the LOC130823542 gene encoding endonuclease 4-like isoform X1 encodes MKLLNLLWIGGVFIVFLQLITGTFCWGQHGHYVTCRIAEGFLSKDALAVVEKLLPQSAEGELAGVCSWADLFAVRSHYYWSRALHFVDTPDFRCNYDYNRDCHDSSGRKNRCVTGAIYNYTVQLTSACHNPAFESRYNLTEALMFLSHFVGDVHQPLHCGFLGDLGGNKIQLHWYHRKANLHHVSILYKDFICRAILELRDSLQSRPPRDGGIGLPSFPPSADSVLGGTDWDDGDNDDDDDEYSMHDLFPPYTVHPDIVFISTTCVLFQVWDTEIIDTALKRFYDSDLNIMIETVQKNITENWSNYVQSWKECDGNRTVCPNPYASESVSLACKYAYKNATPGSVLEDDYFLSRLPVVEKRLAQGGIRLAATLNRIFESCGLISNSAGRVQEASSA; translated from the exons ATGAAATTGTTGAATCTATTATGGATTGGTGGGGTTTTCATTGTGTTTCTTCAGCTAATTACTGGGACTTTTTGCTGGGGACAGCATGGACACTATGTTACTTGTAGAATTGCAGAG GGATTTCTTTCCAAAGATGCCTTGGCTGTAGTGGAAAAACTGCTTCCACAGTCTGCTGAAGGGGAACTAGCTGGTGTGTGCTCTTGGGCTGATTTATTTGCGGTTCGCTCTCACTATTACTGGAGCCGAGCCTTGCATTTTGTTGATACACCTGATTTTCGGTGTAATTACGACTACAACA GAGATTGCCATGATTCTTCTGGACGCAAGAATCGATGTGTGACTGGAGCAATCTACAATTACACAGTGCAGTTAACGTCAGCGTGCCATAACCCAGCTTTTGAATCTAGAT ATAACTTGACCGAGGCTCTCATGTTTTTGTCACATTTTGTTGGTGACGTTCACCAG CCTTTACATTGTGGGTTCCTTGGTGATCTAGGTGGGAATAAAATACAACTTCATTGGTACCATAGGAAGGCTAATTTGCACCATGTGAGTATTCTATACAAGGACTTCATATGTCGGGCGATACTCGAGTTGAGGGACTCCCTTCAATCGCGACCTCCTCGTGATGGGGGTATTGGTCTACCTTCTTTTCCACCCTCCGCAGACTCTGTCTTAGGCGGGACCGATTGGGATGATggtgataatgatgatgatgatgatgagtattCTATGCACGATCTTTTTCCTCCCTACACAGTACACCCTgatattgttttcatttcaacTACCTGTGTTCTGTTTCAGGTGTGGGATACGGAAATCATTGATACTGCGTTGAAGAGGTTCTATGATTCAGATCTGAACATCATGATAGAAACCGTGCAAAAAAATATTACG GAAAATTGGTCCAACTATGTTCAGTCGTGGAAAGAATGTGATGGAAACCGCACAGTTTGTCCTAATCC GTATGCATCCGAGAGTGTTAGCCTCGCTTGCAAATATGCTTACAAAAACGCGACACCCGGAAGTGTATTAGAAG ATGACTACTTCCTCTCTCGACTACCCGTAGTAGAAAAGAGGCTGGCTCAAGGCGGGATTCGCTTGGCTGCGACTCTCAACCGTATTTTTGAGTCTTGTGGGCTTATCTCCAACTCAGCAGGACGGGTGCAAGAAGCAAGCTCTGCTTGA
- the LOC130823542 gene encoding endonuclease 4-like isoform X2 has protein sequence MKLLNLLWIGGVFIVFLQLITGTFCWGQHGHYVTCRIAEGFLSKDALAVVEKLLPQSAEGELAGVCSWADLFAVRSHYYWSRALHFVDTPDFRCNYDYNRDCHDSSGRKNRCVTGAIYNYTVQLTSACHNPAFESRYNLTEALMFLSHFVGDVHQPLHCGFLGDLGGNKIQLHWYHRKANLHHVWDTEIIDTALKRFYDSDLNIMIETVQKNITENWSNYVQSWKECDGNRTVCPNPYASESVSLACKYAYKNATPGSVLEDDYFLSRLPVVEKRLAQGGIRLAATLNRIFESCGLISNSAGRVQEASSA, from the exons ATGAAATTGTTGAATCTATTATGGATTGGTGGGGTTTTCATTGTGTTTCTTCAGCTAATTACTGGGACTTTTTGCTGGGGACAGCATGGACACTATGTTACTTGTAGAATTGCAGAG GGATTTCTTTCCAAAGATGCCTTGGCTGTAGTGGAAAAACTGCTTCCACAGTCTGCTGAAGGGGAACTAGCTGGTGTGTGCTCTTGGGCTGATTTATTTGCGGTTCGCTCTCACTATTACTGGAGCCGAGCCTTGCATTTTGTTGATACACCTGATTTTCGGTGTAATTACGACTACAACA GAGATTGCCATGATTCTTCTGGACGCAAGAATCGATGTGTGACTGGAGCAATCTACAATTACACAGTGCAGTTAACGTCAGCGTGCCATAACCCAGCTTTTGAATCTAGAT ATAACTTGACCGAGGCTCTCATGTTTTTGTCACATTTTGTTGGTGACGTTCACCAG CCTTTACATTGTGGGTTCCTTGGTGATCTAGGTGGGAATAAAATACAACTTCATTGGTACCATAGGAAGGCTAATTTGCACCAT GTGTGGGATACGGAAATCATTGATACTGCGTTGAAGAGGTTCTATGATTCAGATCTGAACATCATGATAGAAACCGTGCAAAAAAATATTACG GAAAATTGGTCCAACTATGTTCAGTCGTGGAAAGAATGTGATGGAAACCGCACAGTTTGTCCTAATCC GTATGCATCCGAGAGTGTTAGCCTCGCTTGCAAATATGCTTACAAAAACGCGACACCCGGAAGTGTATTAGAAG ATGACTACTTCCTCTCTCGACTACCCGTAGTAGAAAAGAGGCTGGCTCAAGGCGGGATTCGCTTGGCTGCGACTCTCAACCGTATTTTTGAGTCTTGTGGGCTTATCTCCAACTCAGCAGGACGGGTGCAAGAAGCAAGCTCTGCTTGA
- the LOC130823543 gene encoding endonuclease 1, whose translation MVIKLGGFYPMCSPSWRFFSCLIYCLILIVGVQAWSKEGHIMTCRIAQNLLEADAAHAVKNLLPQNLDGDLSALCVWPDQVRHWYKYRWTSPLHFIDTPDNSCSFNYKRDCHDEHGVEDMCVAGAIQNFTSQLQHYREGTSDRRYNLTEALLFLSHFMGDIHQPMHCAHTSDEGGNTIELRWFRHKSNLHHVWDREIVLTAMKEYYDNDMDLLLQHIQGNFTDGIWSDDVSHWTDCNNLHACVTKYATESINIACKWGYKDAEPGVTLSDDYFNSRLPFVMKRIAQGGVRLAMILNNVFNHGHEAMATAT comes from the exons ATGGTGATTAAGCTTGGAGGTTTTTATCCAATGTGCTCACCCTCATGGAGGTTTTTTTCTTGTCTCATTTATTGTTTGATCTTGATTGTTGGAGTTCAAGCATGGAGCAAAGAAGGTCACATTATGACTTGTAGAATTGCTCAG AATTTGTTGGAGGCAGACGCAGCACATGCTGTAAAAAATTTATTGCCACAAAATTTAGACGGAGATTTATCAGCATTATGTGTATGGCCAGACCAAGTTAGGCATTGGTACAAATATCGCTGGACTAGCCCTCTACATTTCATTGATACTCCTGATAATTCTTGCTCTTTTAATTACAAAC gGGATTGTCATGATGAACATGGTGTTGAAGATATGTGTGTAGCTGGTGCTATTCAAAATTTTACTTCTCAACTTCAACATTATCGTGAAGGAACTTCTGATAGGCGTT ATAATTTGACTGAAGCATTGCTATTCTTGTCACACTTCATGGGAGACATTCATCAG CCAATGCATTGCGCACATACAAGTGATGAAGGAGGAAATACTATTGAGCTACGCTGGTTTAGGCATAAATCTAATCTTCATCAT GTATGGGATAGAGAGATAGTTCTTACAGCCATGAAGGAATACTATGACAATGACATGGATCTCTTACTACAACACATTCAAGGAAACTTCACTGAT GGAATATGGTCAGATGATGTCTCACATTGGACAGATTGTAACAATCTTCATGCATGTGTAACCAA ATATGCCACTGAGAGCATAAACATAGCATGTAAATGGGGCTACAAAGATGCTGAGCCCGGTGTAACTCTTTCAG ATGATTACTTTAATTCAAGGTTGCCTTTCGTGATGAAACGAATTGCACAAGGAGGAGTTAGATTAGCCATGATTTTGAACAATGTATTCAACCATGGACATGAAGCAATGGCAACAGCTACATAA